One window from the genome of Sphingomonas lacunae encodes:
- a CDS encoding MFS transporter, whose translation MTADSALNQSSPAGGSEWRRGWPIVLTSMVGVGTGAVVYQYVASLFITALEAEYGWSRGQVMTIGALALAGAFSAPFMGRIADRYGIRLVAISSILIVTMAYLGLAASDGSMAQIIPLMVIFGLAAPGTAGIVYARAIASWFVTHRGMALGLMSSGISISVLIFNTPIAWLIDTHGFRAAYVALALLALCIGLPVVWRGLRLNPDEPQDAATAGLSPAERPVVPLLSILVQPRFWLLVGTMALFNMPSAGILTQLAPLLEGRGLTLVQGGLLFSLFTASVLAGRLLVGWAFDRYSPPHIASIVAFAAGFGILSFLDAAPVIALIPGIIAVGLVQGSESDVVAYFIGRMFPTASFSTVYGLTMTGTMTGTAIGIIAFGRLYDHYGDYHVPLLIGAGLFFLVSAMYLTMLRYFRQP comes from the coding sequence ATGACGGCTGACAGCGCTCTGAACCAGTCGTCACCAGCCGGCGGCTCCGAATGGCGTCGGGGCTGGCCCATTGTCCTGACCTCGATGGTCGGGGTCGGCACGGGTGCCGTCGTCTACCAATATGTCGCCAGCCTGTTCATCACCGCGCTAGAGGCCGAATATGGCTGGTCGCGCGGTCAGGTGATGACAATAGGCGCCCTCGCCCTCGCCGGGGCATTCAGTGCGCCCTTCATGGGTCGCATCGCCGATCGCTATGGTATCCGGCTTGTGGCCATCAGTTCGATCCTGATTGTCACCATGGCCTATCTTGGTCTCGCCGCGTCGGATGGTTCCATGGCACAGATCATCCCGTTGATGGTCATTTTCGGGCTCGCGGCACCGGGCACGGCCGGCATCGTCTATGCCCGTGCCATTGCCAGCTGGTTTGTCACCCATCGCGGCATGGCGCTTGGCCTGATGTCGTCGGGCATTTCCATCAGTGTGCTGATTTTCAACACACCCATTGCCTGGCTGATTGACACCCATGGGTTCCGCGCAGCCTATGTCGCTCTCGCCCTGCTGGCCTTGTGTATTGGATTGCCAGTCGTCTGGCGCGGATTGCGCCTTAACCCGGATGAACCACAGGATGCCGCCACAGCGGGCCTTTCACCCGCGGAACGCCCGGTCGTGCCGTTGCTGTCGATCCTCGTCCAGCCGCGTTTCTGGTTGCTTGTCGGGACCATGGCACTGTTCAACATGCCCTCTGCCGGCATCCTCACCCAGTTGGCGCCGCTGCTAGAAGGGCGCGGGCTTACGTTGGTCCAGGGCGGCCTGTTGTTCAGCCTGTTCACGGCTTCGGTGCTTGCCGGACGGTTGCTCGTCGGATGGGCCTTTGATCGGTACAGCCCGCCGCACATTGCCTCGATCGTGGCCTTTGCGGCTGGTTTTGGCATTCTTTCCTTTCTCGACGCGGCACCGGTCATCGCCCTCATTCCAGGCATTATTGCGGTCGGACTGGTTCAGGGCTCGGAATCCGACGTGGTTGCCTATTTCATCGGGCGCATGTTCCCTACCGCCAGCTTTTCGACAGTATATGGCCTGACCATGACCGGCACCATGACCGGCACCGCCATCGGCATTATCGCTTTTGGCCGCCTCTATGATCATTATGGCGACTATCATGTTCCACTGCTGATCGGTGCCGGCCTCTTCTTTCTGGTCTCTGCCATGTATCTCACCATGCTGCGCTACTTTCGGCAGCCATGA
- the sufC gene encoding Fe-S cluster assembly ATPase SufC: protein MLQINNLHATVADKPILKGLSLSINAGEIHAIMGPNGAGKSTLTYTLGGRPGYEVTDGEVTLDGQDLLALDPHERAAAGLFLGFQYPVEIPGVSNVQFLREALNAQRKLRGEAPLSGGEFLKVARAQADAMGMDMDMLKRPVNVGFSGGEKKRNEMVQMGILDPKLAILDETDSGLDIDALRVVGDGINRIMRKPDKAVLLITHYQRLLDYVKPDFVHVLAGGRIVRSGGPELALALEEHGYAEIAA from the coding sequence ATGCTGCAAATCAATAATCTCCATGCCACTGTCGCTGACAAGCCGATCCTCAAGGGGCTGTCGCTCAGCATCAATGCGGGTGAGATCCATGCGATCATGGGGCCGAATGGCGCGGGCAAATCGACGCTGACTTATACGCTCGGCGGGCGGCCGGGCTATGAGGTGACCGACGGTGAGGTGACGTTGGACGGGCAGGACCTGCTCGCGCTCGACCCGCATGAGCGCGCGGCGGCGGGGCTGTTCCTTGGTTTCCAGTACCCGGTCGAAATCCCCGGCGTGTCGAACGTGCAGTTCCTGCGCGAGGCATTGAATGCCCAGCGCAAGCTGCGCGGCGAGGCGCCGCTGTCGGGCGGCGAATTCCTCAAGGTCGCGCGGGCGCAGGCCGATGCGATGGGCATGGACATGGACATGCTCAAGCGGCCAGTGAACGTCGGTTTTTCCGGCGGCGAGAAGAAGCGCAACGAGATGGTGCAGATGGGTATCCTCGACCCCAAGCTCGCCATCCTCGACGAGACGGACTCGGGCCTCGACATCGACGCACTGCGCGTGGTGGGCGACGGTATCAACCGCATCATGCGCAAGCCCGACAAGGCGGTGCTGCTGATCACCCACTATCAGCGGCTGCTCGACTATGTGAAGCCCGATTTCGTCCATGTGCTGGCCGGTGGCCGCATCGTCCGCAGCGGCGGGCCGGAACTCGCGCTGGCGCTCGAAGAGCATGGCTATGCGGAGATTGCCGCGTGA
- a CDS encoding SDR family NAD(P)-dependent oxidoreductase, with translation MRFAGKTVVITGAASGIGRETVLKFAAEGAIVYAADRDVAGGESLVAETNGDVRFVPCDVTDVAQIKALMDRAAADTGGIDVVFNNAGAAGAREPIDEIDAEGWDGTMDLLLRSVAMGIRYAVPHMKGRPGASFVNTASIAALGTGYSPTAYAVAKVGVLHLSKMAAADLAKYGIRVNAICPGFIKTNIFTSALEIPEEHVEAAKQVVFSMADQAQPVARGGQPADIAAMVMFLASPEAGFITGTHMVVDGGITIGPRHSWDPEAPGMFDALQAMVPQPS, from the coding sequence GTGAGATTCGCAGGGAAAACGGTCGTCATCACGGGTGCGGCTTCGGGCATTGGCCGGGAAACCGTGCTCAAATTCGCGGCGGAAGGTGCCATTGTTTATGCCGCTGACCGGGATGTTGCGGGCGGGGAATCGCTCGTCGCCGAAACCAACGGTGATGTCCGCTTTGTTCCTTGTGACGTCACCGACGTTGCACAGATCAAGGCGCTGATGGACCGTGCGGCGGCCGACACTGGCGGGATTGATGTTGTTTTCAACAATGCTGGCGCCGCCGGCGCGCGCGAACCGATTGACGAGATTGACGCAGAGGGCTGGGACGGGACGATGGACTTGTTGCTGCGTTCGGTGGCGATGGGCATCCGCTATGCCGTGCCGCACATGAAGGGGCGGCCCGGCGCGTCCTTCGTCAACACAGCCAGCATTGCCGCGCTCGGCACTGGCTATTCGCCGACTGCTTATGCCGTGGCCAAGGTCGGCGTCTTGCACCTGTCCAAGATGGCGGCCGCGGACCTCGCCAAATACGGCATTCGGGTCAATGCGATCTGTCCCGGCTTCATCAAGACCAACATCTTCACCAGCGCGCTCGAAATTCCGGAAGAGCATGTGGAGGCTGCCAAGCAGGTCGTCTTCTCCATGGCTGATCAGGCACAACCTGTCGCGCGGGGTGGCCAGCCCGCTGACATCGCGGCGATGGTCATGTTCCTCGCCAGCCCTGAAGCAGGCTTTATCACGGGCACTCACATGGTTGTTGATGGCGGCATAACCATCGGTCCGCGCCACAGTTGGGATCCTGAAGCACCGGGCATGTTCGATGCTCTGCAGGCGATGGTGCCGCAACCTTCGTAA
- a CDS encoding SufD family Fe-S cluster assembly protein, with translation MTALPTRKDEAWRYADLAAVERLWPLPAAEQVSIAAVESLSRTIIVTTDGVTQLSLTLEAGAVARLDVLNMAPGYGRIELDVTLHEGADFTLGGAQIGAGDATLEIITTVTHAEPGATSRQLVRSVLGGHSTGTYLGKVAVARGAQQTDSEQSVKAMLLDRTATANAKPELEIYADDVKCAHGCAIGELDAMGLFYLQSRGLTPADAKRLMLHAFVAEVFDGASEEERLVEAALARLGAVL, from the coding sequence ATGACCGCGCTTCCCACGCGCAAGGACGAAGCCTGGCGCTATGCCGATCTGGCGGCGGTTGAACGGTTGTGGCCGCTGCCGGCGGCGGAACAGGTCAGCATTGCGGCGGTGGAAAGCCTGAGCCGGACGATCATCGTGACGACCGATGGCGTAACGCAGTTGTCGCTGACGCTCGAAGCGGGCGCGGTGGCGCGGCTTGACGTGCTCAACATGGCACCGGGCTATGGCCGGATCGAACTCGACGTGACGCTGCACGAAGGCGCCGACTTCACGTTGGGCGGTGCCCAGATCGGCGCGGGCGACGCCACGCTCGAAATCATTACTACCGTCACCCATGCCGAACCCGGCGCGACGTCGCGGCAGCTGGTGCGCAGCGTGCTCGGTGGCCATTCCACCGGGACCTATCTCGGCAAGGTCGCCGTGGCGCGCGGTGCGCAGCAGACCGACAGCGAACAGTCGGTCAAGGCGATGCTGCTCGACCGCACGGCAACCGCCAATGCCAAGCCCGAACTCGAAATCTATGCCGACGATGTCAAGTGCGCGCATGGCTGCGCCATCGGCGAGTTGGACGCGATGGGCCTGTTTTACCTGCAATCGCGCGGCCTGACCCCTGCCGATGCCAAGCGGTTGATGCTGCATGCCTTTGTTGCCGAGGTGTTTGACGGTGCGTCAGAGGAAGAGCGGCTGGTGGAAGCGGCGCTCGCCAGACTGGGGGCGGTGTTGTGA
- a CDS encoding SUF system Fe-S cluster assembly regulator: MRLSNLADYAVVLMSAAARHCGEPRISAATLSAETGVPMTTVHKLVHLLVKAGLLRSVRGAGGGVKLSRPAAAISVADIIEAVEGPIAMTACVESGRHDCVLEGSCSVQPHWSAVNGAVRGALSGVTLASLTGAPA; this comes from the coding sequence ATGCGCCTGTCCAACCTAGCCGACTATGCCGTTGTCCTGATGAGTGCGGCCGCCCGCCATTGTGGGGAACCGCGGATCAGTGCGGCGACCCTTTCTGCGGAAACCGGGGTGCCGATGACGACAGTCCACAAGCTTGTGCACTTACTGGTCAAGGCCGGCCTGTTGCGATCCGTACGTGGCGCGGGAGGCGGCGTAAAATTGTCGCGCCCAGCGGCTGCGATCAGTGTTGCCGACATCATCGAAGCCGTCGAAGGGCCGATTGCGATGACCGCCTGCGTCGAAAGCGGACGCCATGACTGTGTGCTCGAAGGCAGTTGTTCGGTGCAACCGCACTGGTCAGCCGTCAATGGCGCGGTCAGAGGCGCATTGTCGGGCGTGACCCTGGCCAGCCTGACCGGAGCGCCGGCATGA
- a CDS encoding cysteine desulfurase — translation MREQFPGLLLADGGPWHYLDTGATAQKPLSVIDATVRAMGADYATVHRGVYARSADMTLAFEAARARVAGFIHAADANECVFVRGATEAINLVANTWGQANIGAGDRILLSRLEHHSNIVPWQLLAERVGAHIDVCPLTNDGRIDLDAAAAILTPAHKLVALAHVSNVLGSVLDVPRATALAHGVGAKLLIDGCQAVPRQPVDVQALGCDFYVFSSHKLYGPTGIGVLWGKGELLAAMPPWQGGGAMIDRVTFERTTYAPAPQRFEAGTPAIIEAIGLAAAIDFVEGIGIDAIAAHEGGLVRACRDALSGINSVRLLGPEDSAGIVSFVVEGVHPHDVGTILDESGVAVRAGHHCAQPLMDHLGVPATVRASFGLYNDMSDVDALVKGIQRVRSIFG, via the coding sequence ATCAGGGAACAATTCCCCGGCCTCCTGCTCGCCGACGGCGGACCCTGGCATTATCTCGATACTGGCGCGACGGCGCAAAAGCCGCTGTCGGTGATTGATGCGACCGTCCGGGCGATGGGCGCGGACTATGCGACGGTGCATCGCGGCGTCTATGCGCGCTCCGCCGACATGACGCTGGCGTTCGAGGCGGCGCGGGCGCGCGTGGCGGGCTTTATCCATGCCGCTGATGCCAATGAATGCGTGTTCGTGCGCGGCGCGACCGAGGCGATCAATCTGGTCGCCAACACATGGGGACAGGCAAACATCGGCGCGGGCGACCGCATCCTGCTCTCCCGCCTTGAGCATCACAGCAATATCGTGCCCTGGCAGTTGCTGGCAGAGCGGGTCGGCGCGCACATCGACGTCTGTCCGCTGACCAATGATGGCCGCATCGACTTGGATGCCGCCGCCGCGATCCTGACCCCGGCGCACAAGCTGGTGGCACTGGCCCATGTGTCGAACGTGCTCGGAAGCGTGCTGGATGTGCCGCGTGCCACCGCATTGGCGCATGGGGTCGGGGCGAAGTTGCTGATCGACGGTTGTCAGGCGGTGCCGCGCCAGCCGGTCGATGTGCAGGCGCTGGGTTGCGACTTTTACGTCTTTTCGAGCCACAAGCTTTATGGCCCGACCGGCATTGGCGTGTTGTGGGGCAAGGGCGAGCTGCTCGCCGCCATGCCGCCCTGGCAGGGTGGTGGGGCGATGATCGACCGGGTGACGTTCGAACGAACGACCTATGCCCCCGCGCCGCAGCGGTTCGAGGCGGGGACGCCAGCGATCATCGAGGCGATCGGGCTCGCCGCCGCGATTGATTTTGTTGAAGGGATCGGCATCGACGCCATCGCCGCGCATGAGGGCGGGCTGGTCCGCGCCTGCCGCGATGCCCTGTCGGGCATCAACAGCGTTCGGTTGCTGGGACCGGAAGACAGTGCGGGCATCGTCAGTTTTGTCGTCGAGGGGGTGCATCCGCACGACGTCGGCACCATATTGGACGAAAGCGGCGTGGCAGTGCGCGCTGGGCACCATTGTGCCCAGCCGCTGATGGACCATCTGGGCGTTCCCGCGACGGTGCGGGCGAGTTTCGGTCTGTACAACGACATGAGTGATGTGGACGCGCTGGTGAAGGGGATCCAGCGGGTGAGGAGCATATTCGGATGA
- a CDS encoding quinone-dependent dihydroorotate dehydrogenase produces MQSLYMGLLRHLDPERAHRWTIAALGLLPSARAIDADQRLAVECAGLSFAHPVGLAAGFDKDAKAVHAMPRFGFAGAEVGTLTPLPQAGNPRPRLFRLTEDQAVINRMGFNNGGQLAAVARLERLRANQGHGPIGINIGANKDAPDRIADYATGIRTLAHLADWMTVNISSPNTPGLRALQDEGALDALLAAVAAARSERAEQGFRPPVFLKVAPDLEGEQIGGVVRSAIDHGLDAIIIGNTTISRPPLNSCHAGETGGLSGAPLADLALARLRDFRAATGGQLPLIAAGGISTADHVWARMRAGATLVQLYSALVYHGPWLAARIARDLLALCDREGVTRLADIIDADVRS; encoded by the coding sequence TTGCAATCGTTGTATATGGGACTTCTTCGCCACTTGGACCCGGAACGGGCCCATCGCTGGACCATTGCCGCCCTGGGTCTTTTGCCTTCCGCAAGGGCCATAGACGCTGATCAACGTCTGGCTGTCGAATGTGCGGGCCTTTCTTTTGCGCATCCCGTTGGTCTCGCAGCCGGATTCGACAAGGATGCCAAGGCGGTCCACGCCATGCCGCGCTTCGGCTTCGCCGGTGCAGAAGTGGGCACGCTGACCCCGCTGCCCCAGGCTGGCAACCCGCGGCCCCGTCTGTTTCGCCTGACAGAGGACCAGGCGGTCATCAATCGCATGGGTTTCAACAATGGCGGACAGCTTGCCGCCGTTGCCCGTCTCGAACGGCTCCGTGCAAACCAGGGTCATGGCCCGATCGGCATCAACATCGGCGCCAACAAGGATGCGCCTGACCGCATTGCCGATTATGCCACGGGCATCCGGACCCTGGCGCATCTGGCAGACTGGATGACAGTCAATATTTCCAGTCCGAATACGCCGGGATTGCGCGCCCTTCAGGATGAAGGTGCCCTCGATGCGCTGCTGGCTGCTGTTGCCGCAGCGCGGAGCGAACGCGCGGAACAGGGCTTTCGTCCGCCTGTTTTCCTCAAGGTTGCGCCGGATCTGGAGGGCGAACAGATTGGCGGTGTCGTGCGCAGCGCCATCGATCATGGACTGGATGCGATCATCATTGGCAATACCACGATCAGCCGTCCTCCGCTGAACAGCTGCCATGCGGGTGAAACCGGTGGCCTGTCGGGCGCTCCGCTTGCCGACCTCGCCTTAGCCCGGCTCAGGGATTTTCGCGCGGCCACAGGCGGGCAACTGCCGCTGATAGCCGCAGGCGGTATCAGCACCGCCGATCATGTCTGGGCGCGGATGCGCGCAGGTGCCACTCTCGTCCAGCTCTACAGTGCGCTGGTTTACCATGGGCCATGGCTGGCCGCCCGCATTGCAAGGGATCTTCTGGCCCTGTGCGACAGGGAAGGGGTCACCCGGCTGGCCGACATCATCGACGCCGATGTGCGATCATGA
- the ggt gene encoding gamma-glutamyltransferase, with the protein MTAKFLLLAATALLTATPLAAQDVIQRITADPGTEQRAQVEAGGLVSSADIRASEAGREMLAQGGTAADAAMATMIALSVVEPQSSGIGGGGFFVYHDAASGQTITIDGRERAPAAARPDRFIGADGNPMPMRAAVPGGRSVGVPGNIRLAAEVHRRYGRVSWAQLFAPAIRLADEGFEVNRWLATAIEQSNPHWDSFPETRTQFSLNGRPARRGDRIRNPQMAALLRDVASRGPDAFYTGETARAIVAATTTAAANPGDMTMSDLAAYRATARDPLCFQYRVYRICGMGPPSSGGTTVFAILGMLEGFDLRAMGPENPMSWHLLSEAMHLAYADRDAYVGDPDFVEVPTAGLIDETYLAQRARLISPFSAANNYAPGVPPGAVRRTRAAGGEVSSTSHFVSVDRVGNVASMTSTVEGIFGSQLIARGMVLNNELTDFSMEPERDGAPVANRVEPGKRPRSSMAPTIVYDADGRVVLALGSAGGPRIIMHVAKTLIGVLDFGLPVDQAIALPNLYMAGDGDIIENTGLGSRLGPQLARFGRPVLTTVLNSKVNALQWNAEGSGWVGAADPRSLGAVVVEAAAGDLTSTSIAPSTTR; encoded by the coding sequence ATGACTGCAAAATTCCTGCTGCTAGCCGCCACCGCCCTGCTGACCGCCACGCCGCTGGCGGCTCAGGACGTCATCCAGCGGATCACCGCCGACCCCGGCACCGAACAGCGCGCGCAGGTTGAAGCGGGCGGTCTCGTCTCCTCTGCTGATATTCGCGCCAGTGAAGCCGGTCGCGAGATGCTCGCGCAAGGCGGCACTGCCGCCGACGCCGCCATGGCCACGATGATCGCGCTCAGCGTCGTCGAACCGCAATCCTCCGGTATCGGCGGTGGCGGCTTTTTCGTCTACCATGACGCAGCGTCCGGCCAAACGATAACGATCGACGGTCGCGAACGCGCTCCCGCCGCCGCGCGCCCCGATCGTTTCATTGGCGCTGACGGCAACCCGATGCCAATGCGCGCTGCGGTTCCCGGCGGGCGTTCGGTTGGTGTTCCGGGGAACATCCGGCTCGCCGCCGAGGTGCATCGCCGTTATGGCCGGGTCAGTTGGGCGCAACTCTTTGCGCCCGCCATTCGCCTCGCCGACGAGGGCTTCGAGGTGAATCGCTGGCTCGCGACAGCCATCGAACAAAGCAACCCGCATTGGGACAGCTTCCCCGAAACCCGTACCCAGTTTTCGCTCAATGGCCGTCCTGCTCGTCGCGGTGATCGCATCCGCAACCCGCAAATGGCCGCTCTGTTGCGAGATGTTGCCTCGCGCGGTCCCGATGCCTTTTACACTGGCGAGACGGCCCGCGCCATCGTGGCAGCTACCACGACAGCTGCCGCTAATCCCGGTGATATGACCATGTCTGACTTGGCGGCCTATCGTGCCACTGCTCGAGATCCGCTGTGCTTTCAATATCGGGTTTACCGCATTTGCGGCATGGGCCCGCCATCTTCAGGCGGCACGACGGTGTTCGCCATCTTGGGAATGCTTGAAGGTTTTGACCTGAGGGCCATGGGGCCGGAAAATCCGATGAGTTGGCACCTTCTGTCTGAGGCCATGCATTTGGCTTATGCAGATCGGGATGCCTATGTGGGTGACCCCGACTTCGTTGAGGTTCCGACGGCGGGTTTGATTGATGAAACCTATCTCGCGCAGCGCGCCCGTTTGATATCTCCATTTTCCGCCGCTAACAATTATGCGCCGGGTGTGCCACCAGGGGCCGTCCGCCGGACCCGGGCGGCGGGTGGCGAGGTGTCATCCACCAGCCATTTTGTCTCGGTTGACCGCGTCGGTAATGTTGCCAGCATGACGTCGACAGTTGAAGGCATTTTTGGCAGCCAGCTTATCGCACGCGGAATGGTCCTTAACAATGAGCTGACCGATTTTAGCATGGAACCTGAACGGGACGGCGCCCCGGTTGCCAACCGCGTAGAACCGGGCAAACGACCACGTTCGTCCATGGCGCCAACCATTGTTTACGATGCAGACGGGCGTGTCGTGTTGGCACTGGGTTCCGCTGGTGGTCCCAGGATAATCATGCATGTTGCCAAGACCCTGATTGGTGTGCTCGATTTTGGCTTGCCTGTAGATCAGGCGATAGCTTTGCCCAATCTCTACATGGCGGGCGATGGTGACATCATCGAGAATACCGGATTGGGAAGCCGCTTGGGGCCGCAACTTGCTCGCTTTGGACGACCCGTTCTGACCACCGTCCTCAATTCAAAGGTCAATGCACTTCAATGGAATGCAGAAGGCAGTGGATGGGTTGGAGCTGCGGACCCCCGCAGCCTCGGTGCAGTAGTGGTCGAAGCGGCGGCAGGTGATTTGACTAGCACATCGATTGCCCCCTCAACGACACGCTGA
- the sufB gene encoding Fe-S cluster assembly protein SufB, translating into MSEAVIKDQAAHDAAAKVADYEHGWSADIETELAPKGLNEDTVRYISAKKNEPEWLLEWRLKAFALWQTMEAPDWAKLNVPPIDYQDAYYYAAPKAKPKLNSLDEVDPEILRVYEKLGIPLEEQKMLAGVEGARKVAVDAVFDSVSVATTFREELEKAGVIFRSISEAVREYPDLVKRWLGKVVPMHDNYFATLNCAVFSDGTFVYIPEGVRCPMELSTYFRINAENTGQFERTLIVADKGSYVSYLEGCTAPMRDENQLHAAVVELVALDDAEIKYSTVQNWYPGDAEGRGGIYNFVTKRALCQGKRSKVSWTQVETGSAVTWKYPSCVLNGDDSVGEFYSVAVTNNHQQADTGTKMIHNGKRTKSTIVSKGISAGKSNGTYRGLVRVGANAEGVRNFTQCDSLLLGDQCGAHTVPYIEVKNPSAQIEHEATTSKISDDQLFYAMQRGLGQEEAVALIVNGFAKEVLQQLPMEFAVEAQKLLGISLEGSVG; encoded by the coding sequence ATGAGTGAGGCAGTGATCAAGGATCAGGCAGCGCATGACGCGGCGGCCAAGGTCGCCGACTATGAACATGGCTGGTCGGCCGACATCGAGACCGAACTGGCGCCCAAGGGCCTTAATGAGGATACGGTCCGCTATATTTCGGCCAAGAAGAATGAGCCGGAATGGCTGCTCGAATGGCGGCTGAAGGCCTTTGCCCTGTGGCAGACGATGGAGGCCCCCGACTGGGCCAAGCTCAACGTGCCGCCGATCGACTATCAGGACGCGTACTATTATGCCGCGCCCAAGGCCAAGCCGAAGCTGAACAGCCTCGACGAGGTCGATCCCGAGATTTTGCGGGTCTATGAAAAGCTCGGCATTCCGCTCGAGGAGCAGAAGATGCTCGCCGGCGTCGAGGGCGCGCGCAAGGTTGCGGTCGACGCCGTGTTCGACAGCGTCTCGGTCGCTACCACATTCCGCGAGGAGCTGGAGAAGGCGGGGGTCATCTTCCGCTCGATCAGCGAGGCGGTGCGCGAATATCCCGATCTGGTGAAGCGCTGGCTCGGCAAGGTCGTGCCGATGCACGACAATTATTTCGCGACATTGAACTGCGCGGTCTTTTCCGACGGGACGTTTGTCTACATCCCCGAGGGCGTGCGCTGCCCGATGGAGCTTTCCACCTATTTCCGCATCAATGCCGAGAACACCGGGCAGTTTGAGCGGACGCTGATCGTCGCAGACAAGGGGAGCTATGTCTCCTATCTCGAAGGCTGCACCGCGCCGATGCGCGACGAGAACCAGCTGCACGCCGCGGTGGTTGAACTGGTCGCGCTCGACGATGCCGAGATCAAATATTCGACCGTGCAGAACTGGTACCCCGGCGATGCCGAGGGGCGCGGCGGCATCTACAATTTCGTCACCAAGCGGGCGCTGTGCCAGGGCAAGCGCTCGAAGGTGAGCTGGACCCAGGTCGAAACCGGCAGCGCGGTGACGTGGAAATATCCGTCGTGCGTGCTCAACGGCGATGACTCGGTGGGCGAATTCTACTCGGTGGCGGTGACCAACAATCACCAACAGGCCGACACCGGCACCAAGATGATCCACAATGGCAAGCGGACCAAGAGCACGATTGTCTCCAAGGGAATCAGCGCGGGCAAATCGAACGGCACCTATCGCGGTCTGGTGCGCGTCGGCGCGAATGCCGAAGGAGTGCGCAACTTCACCCAGTGCGACAGCCTGTTGCTCGGCGACCAGTGCGGCGCGCACACCGTGCCTTATATCGAGGTGAAGAACCCGAGCGCGCAGATCGAGCACGAAGCGACGACGAGCAAGATCAGCGACGACCAGCTGTTCTATGCGATGCAGCGCGGCCTGGGGCAGGAAGAGGCGGTCGCGCTGATCGTCAACGGCTTTGCCAAGGAAGTGCTGCAGCAACTGCCGATGGAATTTGCGGTGGAAGCGCAGAAGCTGTTGGGTATCAGCCTTGAAGGGAGTGTGGGGTGA
- a CDS encoding helix-turn-helix domain-containing protein, translating into MSSPIAMRYSPPPEAAGDKISALYELHLSSERLDEVERADRPQLRVLVQGQGRYHFANGHEDDGAALTLLGPTSGPVRVTGQGPMLVCGAGLLPPAWIAMAGAQAENLTDRAIDAVALLGQPAADLLQAMASATSTEERFALISDFIGQMSAHGDSGASEFTAIVDAWLAGSPDPAIDRLIEQTGLGIRQIERLTKRYYGLPPKTLARRYRAIRAASALARGEDIDALGLGDSFYDQSHLIREVKRFAGLTPQQMRKGKSTLQTEVSEGLKSLEGQVPPLISDA; encoded by the coding sequence ATGTCGTCGCCCATTGCCATGCGTTACAGTCCTCCGCCTGAGGCGGCGGGAGACAAGATTTCCGCGCTCTATGAACTGCATTTGAGCAGCGAACGGCTCGATGAAGTGGAGCGCGCCGACCGGCCCCAGCTTCGCGTGCTGGTGCAGGGACAGGGTCGTTATCATTTCGCCAACGGACATGAGGATGACGGTGCCGCCCTCACCCTGCTGGGCCCCACCAGCGGGCCGGTGCGGGTTACCGGTCAGGGACCAATGCTGGTCTGTGGTGCCGGGCTGTTGCCGCCAGCCTGGATCGCCATGGCGGGCGCACAGGCCGAAAATCTGACCGACCGGGCGATTGATGCCGTAGCCTTGCTGGGGCAGCCGGCGGCCGACCTGTTGCAGGCGATGGCCTCTGCCACGAGCACCGAGGAGAGATTCGCCCTGATCAGCGACTTCATCGGACAGATGAGCGCCCATGGCGACAGCGGAGCCAGCGAATTCACCGCCATCGTCGATGCCTGGCTGGCCGGCAGCCCGGACCCGGCAATCGACCGGCTGATCGAACAAACCGGACTGGGCATCCGTCAGATCGAGCGGTTGACCAAAAGATATTATGGTCTGCCGCCCAAGACATTGGCCCGGCGATACCGGGCGATCCGCGCTGCATCAGCCCTTGCGCGGGGCGAGGATATTGACGCGCTGGGCCTGGGCGATTCCTTTTATGACCAGTCCCACCTGATCCGTGAGGTGAAGCGTTTTGCCGGTCTGACGCCGCAACAGATGCGCAAGGGCAAGTCCACCTTGCAGACCGAAGTGTCGGAAGGACTGAAATCGCTTGAGGGACAGGTGCCGCCGCTTATTTCAGACGCCTGA